A window of the Gossypium hirsutum isolate 1008001.06 chromosome A03, Gossypium_hirsutum_v2.1, whole genome shotgun sequence genome harbors these coding sequences:
- the LOC107941389 gene encoding DEAD-box ATP-dependent RNA helicase 5, protein MTPSIEQPTPETTSNQAFNAKKKDKKKKKNKLPKPEGQIEENVKQSHQENEEIDLKKSKKDKKKRKKEKENNEGESEEVNHDESGEESKKEKKKKKHKKQKNEEENGESIETANGKEDSVQFDDKEKVVVSGKNAEEAKYAPLKSFSNSKLPKNVLDCCKGFASPSPIQAHAWPFLLDGRDFIGIAKTGSGKTLAFGVPAMMHVLNKRNGKSLKGKNPLCLVLSPTRELAEQIFNVLCNAGQACDVKSVCLYGGTAKGPQISSLKSGVDIVLGTPGRLKDLMNMEVCQLNEVSFVVLDEADRMLDMGFEEDVRFILGKTCSARQMVMFSATWPAAVHRLAQEYMDPNPVKVVIGSEDLAANHDVMQIVEVLDDRARYERLTALLKKYHESQRNRVLVFVLYQAEADRIENMLKRSGWNVVSIHGRKAQNERTKALSLFKKGSCPLMVATDVAARGLDIPDVEVVINYSFPLTTEDYVHRIGRTGRAGRKGVAHTFFTQQNKGLAGELVNVLNEAGQVVPPALLKFGTHVKKKESKLYGAHFKEIAADAPKAKKITFDDSDDEN, encoded by the exons ATGACTCCGTCGATAGAACAACCGACCCCAGAGACTACGAGCAATCAAGCATTCAACGCCAAGAAAAAggacaagaagaagaagaagaacaaattACCAAAACCGGAAGGTCAAATTGAAGAAAATGTTAAGCAGAGTCACCAAGAGAACGAGGAAATTGATCTAAAAAAGAGCAAGAAAGACAAGAAAAAgcgaaagaaagaaaaggaaaacaacGAAGGTGAATCCGAGGAAGTGAATCACGATGAAAGCGGTGAGGAGTCtaagaaggaaaagaagaagaagaagcacaaAAAGCAGAAGAACGAGGAAGAAAATGGGGAATCTATTGAGACTGCAAATGGTAAAGAAGACTCGGTTCAATTTGATGACAAGGAGAAGGTGGTAGTGAGTGGAAAAAACGCTGAAGAAGCGAAATATGCGCCGTTGAAATCATTTTCTAATTCTAAGTTACCAAAAAATGTTTTGGATTGCTGCAAGGGTTTTGCTAGCCCATCTCCTATTCAAGCTCACGCCTGGCCTTTTTTATTGGATGGTCGTGATTTTATTGGAATTGCAAAAACTGGATCAG GTAAGACTTTGGCATTTGGCGTACCGGCAATGATGCATGTATTGAACAAGCGAAATGGTAAATCCTTAAAAGGGAAGAATCCACTTTGCCTCGTACTTTCTCCTACAAGAGAGTTGGCTGAACAA ATATTTAACGTTTTGTGTAATGCTGGGCAAGCATGTGATGTCAAATCCGTTTGTTTGTATGGAGGAACAGCTAAAGGACCTCAGATTTCTTCTTTAAAGTCTGGTGTT GATATTGTTCTTGGAACACCTGGTCGTTTGAAGGATTTGATGAATATGGAGGTGTGTCAGCTCAATGAGGTATCTTTTGTG GTCCTAGACGAAGCTGATCGAATGCTTGACATGGGATTTGAAGAGGATGTTCGCTTTATATTGGGAAAGACGTGTTCTG CTCGTCAGATGGTAATGTTCAGTGCTACATGGCCTGCAGCGGTTCATCGGTTGGCTCAGGAGTACATGGACCCTAACCCTGTTAAG GTTGTGATTGGCTCAGAAGATTTAGCTGCCAACCATGATGTTATGCAGATAGTTGAG GTTTTAGATGATCGTGCACGTTACGAGCGATTGACTGCTTTGCTCAAGAAATACCATGAATCTCAGAG GAATAGAGTGTTGGTATTTGTCTTGTACCAGGCAGAAGCTGATCGAATTGAAAATATGCTTAAGAGAAG tgGCTGGAATGTTGTTTCTATACATGGTCGCAAAGCGCAAAATGAACGCACTAAGGCACTATCATTATTTAAGAAAGGAAGCTGTCCTTTGATG GTAGCTACAGATGTGGCTGCTAGAGGATTGGATATTCCAGATGTTGAAGTAGTGATCAATTATAGTTTTCCTCTTACTACAGAGGATTATGTACACCGGATAGGGAGGACTGGAAGAGCTGGTAGGAAGGGTGTTGCTCACACATTCTTCACACAGCAAAATAAG GGACTTGCTGGAGAACTGGTAAATGTTCTAAATGAAGCTGGGCAGGTTGTACCACCTGCACTATTGAAATTTGGAACTCATGTAAAGAAAAAG GAGTCCAAGCTATATGGGGCTCACTTCAAGGAAATAGCTGCTGATGCTCCAAAGgctaaaaaaataacatttgatGACTCGGATGATGAAAACTGA
- the LOC121223054 gene encoding uncharacterized protein: protein MTKVQAQLPLLHQTSSSTEARRLLTTTSREEASKLPSPYQADGTFEKGSFLKDFQDRYETLGKREKLCLLCFAIFPENAEVSERLLRFWWEGERLRPESESDKKTVNEILEEFVERGFIEPVYKRSGSKGSCYKMHPIVRCLIVRHAKEANFFYYDCKGYPNMEFFKSKKICLVKSEGPSWWSKDVLAFTKAREQAQAQAQPQAEQGKDKKQAEAETMTKEKKQKQKQKQKQKLEDQERKEMEKKRAALETTRAKYLGNLQTLFNVSKQFPELPEELFPNMKNIDVLYLGRWERTAERHMEVVDVNFLRGLKNMSKLRFFSLQGISGIKKLPNSIGMLQNLRILDLKACDTLEELPEEVGLLKMLSYLDLSESYLLETIPKDLSKLSKLKVLKGFIISSNSPCDLTHLTTLSELEKLSISIHDDKFSIKEEESIKQFSKFKPLTKLQIAWGAGGIKKSADRAKHPEDKNKTSEASKLWPTAKVLEKYLKLPFLGSSKSVPKKGNVTVAAATAKAGQDKNGDNAKKKKSGAVLQSNVHANNKDQGGRSPKPVLQSELKLEKLDIRCYPDKEPPKWLVPKTLTHLKRLYFRCGELSHIPVANRDERWNVETLRLKYLINIKMDWKQVQKQFPELKLLEKVNCPQITFCPCDASGAWELKQA from the coding sequence ATGACCAAAGTCCAAGCCCAACTCCCGTTGCTACATCAAACTTCTTCCTCCACTGAAGCGCGCCGTTTGTTAACCACGACTTCCAGAGAAGAAGCGAGCAAGCTGCCCAGTCCGTACCAAGCGGATGGGACATTCGAGAAAGGGTCTTTCCTCAAAGACTTTCAAGACCGTTACGAAACTCtaggaaaaagggaaaaattgtgTTTGCTGTGTTTCGCGATTTTCCCAGAGAATGCTGAGGTTTCCGAGAGGCTTCTACGGTTTTGGTGGGAAGGGGAAAGGCTAAGGCCGGAATCGGAATCTGATAAGAAAACGGTGAATGAAATTCTAGAGGAATTTGTGGAGCGTGGATTCATCGAGCCTGTTTATAAGAGAAGCGGGTCCAAGGGTAGCTGCTATAAGATGCATCCCATTGTTCGTTGTCTCATCGTTAGGCATGCTAAGGAGGCCAACTTCTTTTATTACGACTGTAAGGGATACCCCAACATGGAgtttttcaaaagcaaaaagatATGCTTGGTGAAATCTGAAGGACCTTCTTGGTGGTCCAAGGATGTTCTTGCATTTACAAAGGCACGTGAACAGGCACAGGCACAGGCACAACCACAGGCAGAGCAAGGGAAGGATAAGAAGCAGGCAGAGGCAGAAACCATGACGAAAGAGAAAAAGCAGAAGCAGAAGCAGAAGCAGAAGCAGAAATTAGAGGACCaagaacgaaaagaaatggagaagaagAGAGCAGCGCTGGAGACTACGAGAGCAAAGTATCTGGGAAATCTGCAAACGTTGTTCAATGTGAGCAAGCAATTTCCCGAACTGCCGGAGGAGCTATTTCCTAACATGAAAAACATAGACGTCCTTTATTTAGGAAGGTGGGAGCGCACAGCTGAGCGGCATATGGAGGTGGTAGACGTGAATTTTTTAAGAGGGTTGAAGAATATGAGCAAGCTAAGGTTTTTTAGCCTTCAAGGGATCTCCGGAATCAAGAAGCTCCCTAATTCTATTGGCATGCTCCAGAACTTGAGGATCTTAGATCTAAAAGCTTGTGACACCCTGGAGGAGCTTCCCGAGGAGGTTGGTTTACTCAAGATGCTCTCTTACTTGGATTTATCTGAGAGCTATTTGTTGGAGACGATCCCCAAAGATCTCTCAAAGCTCTCAAAACTCAAAGTCCTCAAGGGTTTCATAATTAGCTCCAATAGCCCATGCGATCTCACCCACTTGACAACGTTGTCTGAACTGGAGAAACTCAGCATTAGCATCCACGATGACAAATTCTCAATAAAAGAAGAGGAATCAATAAAGCAGTTCTCTAAGTTTAAGCCGCTTACCAAATTGCAAATAGCGTGGGGAGCTGGTGGAATAAAGAAGTCCGCTGACAGAGCAAAACACCCGGAAGACAAGAACAAAACAAGTGAAGCGTCAAAATTATGGCCCACAGCAAAGGTACTtgagaaatatttgaaattaCCATTTTTGGGGTCTTCAAAGTCAGTACCTAAAAAAGGCAATGTAACCGTGGCGGCAGCGACTGCTAAAGCAGGCCAGGACAAGAATGGGGATAATGCTAAGAAGAAGAAAAGTGGTGCAGTGCTGCAATCCAATGTACACGCAAACAACAAAGACCAAGGTGGTCGGTCCCCAAAACCAGTTCTGCAAAGTGAGTTGAAGCTAGAGAAATTGGATATCCGATGTTACCCAGATAAAGAACCACCAAAGTGGTTGGTCCCCAAGACTCTGACTCACCTAAAGCGTCTCTACTTTAGATGTGGAGAACTGAGTCATATTCCTGTGGCTAACAGAGACGAGAGGTGGAACGTGGAGACTTTACGTTTGAAATACTTGATTAATATAAAGATGGACTGGAAACAAGTTCAAAAGCAATTCCCTGAACTGAAGTTGTTGGAGAAAGTGAACTGCCCTCAAATCACGTTCTGCCCTTGCGATGCAAGTGGTGCGTGGGAGTTGAAGCAAGCTTGA
- the LOC107941390 gene encoding secretory carrier-associated membrane protein 4: MNRHHDPNPFDEEEVNPFSNGGSVAPARPLASEPLGFGQKHDATVDIPLDSMNDSKKREKELAAWEADLKRREKDIKRREDAVSQAGVSVDDKNWPPIFPIIHHDIANEIPVHAQRLQYLAFASWLGIVLCLVFNVIAVIVCWIQGGGVKIFFLAVIYMLLGCPLSYVLWYRPLYRAMRTDSALNFGWFFMFYLLHLGFCIFAAIAPPIVFHGKSLTGILAAIDVISDHMLAGVFFFVGFGLFCLESLLSLWVIQKIYLYFRGHK; encoded by the exons ATGAATCGCCACCACGATCCAAACCCTTTCGATGAAGAAGAAGTCAATCCATTTTCG AATGGTGGTTCTGTCGCACCTGCACGACCACTGGCATCCGAACCTTTGGGTTTTGGGCAGAAACATGATGCTACTGTGGATATACCTCTGGATTCAATGAAT GAttctaagaaaagagaaaaggagCTCGCAGCTTGGGAAGCTGATCTTAAAAGAAGGGAAAAG GATATAAAGAGAAGAGAAGATGCTGTTTCCCAAG CTGGTGTTTCTGTAGATGATAAAAATTGGCCACCAATTTTCCCGATTATACATCATGATATAGCTAATGAGATACCGGTTCATGCTCAGAGGCTGCAATATCTTGCATTTGCAAGTTGGCTTG GCATAGTTCTttgccttgtttttaatgttattgcaGTGATTGTCTGTTGGATTCAGGGTGGTG GTGTTAAGATTTTTTTCCTTGCTGTAATCTATATGTTGCTTGGATGCCCTCTTTCATATGTGTTGTGGTACAGACCACTTTACCGAGCAATGAG GACAGATAGTGCcttgaattttggttggtttttcaTGTTCTACTTG CTCCACCTTGGATTTTGCATTTTTGCTGCAATTGCTCCTCCTATTGTCTTCCATGGGAAGTCGTTAAC TGGTATCCTGGCAGCAATTGATGTTATCTCTGATCATATGTTGGCGGGG GTATTCTTCTTTGTTGGTTTTGGGCTATTTTGCTTGGAGTCACTGCTGAGCTTGTGGGTTATTCAG AAAATTTACTTGTACTTTAGGGGACACAAGTAA